Proteins from one Xenopus tropicalis strain Nigerian chromosome 1, UCB_Xtro_10.0, whole genome shotgun sequence genomic window:
- the ubox5 gene encoding RING finger protein 37 isoform X1, with translation MVINLCLPQFHPRVACNKISADGYEVENLISDDLSKRNRGFRCEYFIRPPVHVTITFPCSTEICRINIDTSHGGQHHFSGIDLYTSSSSTKSSWNAHDPNQAGLVGPDKELFTLVGKVLLKNQSKVTFNNRAFKPRHPFHQFDHVMSYHGSSCQELWNKGPSSLAGVTSLKICITHIAGGAPCCIKRVEVWGHPAKTCPKEIVESLYQIACLSLPHDSAQQQQQPSLPMDSSHMLSSTLENIQRSPSELATILHNVPEEFLDPITLDIMTFPMLLPSGKVIDQSTLDKCNQSEATWGRLPSDPFTGVPFNQHSQAVPHPSLKVRIDYFLLQHRMPGSNILGRTQIGPFVTPSAVALSSMKRKVEWMEDSDNDGDNVDTYFSAVSGFNSSASDFSAKKLKTENDCSQSNMDCSTSNSDAASHEQRLTQSLDYALTTTLGSMPSYTARFVKGHQLGASGESGGGTSAWSTIPEFNRCAEGQGCSSCGRIFSAYCKTEPVYQLSCGHLMCRPCLAEKQKSLSILCNNCNRSVATRDVQRVHL, from the exons ATGGTTATAAACCTTTGTCTTCCTCAGTTTCACCCTAGAGTAGCGTGTAATAAG ATTAGCGCAGATGGCTACGAAGTGGAAAACCTCATCTCGGATGATCTCAGTAAAAGGAATCGTGGCTTTCGCTGTGAATATTTTATTAGGCCCCCTGTGCATGTCACCATCACGTTTCCCTGTAGCACTGAGATATGTAGGATTAATATAGATACTTCTcatggggggcagcatcacttcTCTGGGATAGACCTCTATACCTCTTCCTCGTCCACCAAATCCTCTTGGAACGCTCATGATCCAAACCAAGCTGGCCTAGTGGGACCTGACAAAGAGCTTTTTACTTTGGTGGGCAAAGTCTTGCTCAAAAATCAAAGCAAAGTGACATTTAACAACAGGGCCTTCAAGCCGCGACACCCATTTCACCAGTTTGATCATGTGATGTCTTACCACGGTTCATCCTGCCAGGAGCTATGGAATAAAGGCCCCTCCAGTCTTGCCGGTGTTACCAGTCTTAAGATTTGTATAACTCATATTGCCGGTGGGGCACCATGCTGCATTAAGAGGGTGGAGGTTTGGGGTCATCCAGCAAAGACTTGTCCTAAGGAAATTGTGGAAAGCCTGTACCAAATCGCTTGCCTGAGTCTCCCTCACGATTCAgcacaacagcagcagcagccgtCGTTGCCAATGGATAGTAGCCACATGTTGTCTAGCACTTTAGAGAACATACAGCGCAGCCCAAGCGAACTTGCCACCATTCTCCATAATGTTCCTGAGGAGTTTCTGGATCCCATTACACTTGACATTATGACTTTCCCAATGCTTCTTCCATCCGGCAAAGTAATTGACCAAAGCACATTAGATAAATGTAACCAAAGCGAAGCAACATGGGGCCGACTGCCCAGTGACCCGTTTACTGGTGTCCCCTTCAACCAACACTCTCAAGCCGTCCCCCACCCATCTCTTAAAGTAAGGATAGACTATTTCCTCTTACAGCACAGAATGCCTGGCTCCAATATACTGGGCAGGACTCAGATTGGACCCTTTGTGACTCCATCTGCTGTAGCGTTGTCTTCCATGAAAAGGAAAGTAGAATGGATGGAGGACAGTGACAACGACGGCGACAACGTCGACACCTATTTTTCCGCTGTAAGTGGTTTCAACAGTTCTGCCTCAGACTTCAGTGCCAAGAAGTTGAAAACGGAAAACGATTGCAGTCAGTCAAACATGGATTGTTCCACCAGTAACTCAG ATGCAGCATCCCATGAGCAAAGGCTGACCCAAAGCCTGGACTACGCACTCACTACTACACTTGGATCCATGCCCTCGTACACTGCAAGGTTTGTGAAAGGCCACCAACTGGGAGCTTCAGGGGAGAGCGGTGGAGGAACCTCGGCCTGGAGCACCATACCCG AGTTTAATCGATGTGCCGAGGGTCAAGGTTGCTCTTCTTGTGGGAGGATATTTTCCGCTTACTGCAAGACAGAGCCCGTGTATCAGCTTTCATGTGGGCACCTCATGTGCCGGCCTTGCTTAGCGGAGAAACAAAAGTCCCTGTCCATTCTGTGCAACAATTGCAACAGGTCGGTGGCCACGCGAGATGTTCAGAGAGTCCACCTTTGA
- the fastkd5 gene encoding FAST kinase domain-containing protein 5, mitochondrial: MATVICRRLRGGVYRTSTFSAAVKLAHKKLPNDHGNAYTLHILENEHVEPDRNGLNPTLYNPGAYAGLKKYNRSATESYEVNTLHSDYTRSNAKQIQNTYSIMSSRSLSSAKNNILDFAFSSPVTSQARLPDNTKPQLKNEAEPKLDGYEAEIYSTKEDPRRFQQDRDRPEYKSLCYSNSTQNVCTSVEEGQHLLKQVTFLKSSLTPGVIADYFDKLGHLPDDQMESVRADTKFAMLCRYSIENLQQYSHAELIGILKAFVRLEIPATHSMFSVYEVEFCRRVWNMSTNDLLLVADMWRYLGRSVPRYLEILYSYMELRWKDLNLPQLIQLIYIIGEGRKAPRELMQKLESMVLRHLDSLNLEEIGAVCLGFFKSHNGLSEHLMRKIGDKVSDGMDDISNYALVNVLKMFRFTHVDHLVFLKRLGQIAPGRIPSMGSQGIMHIALSCAALHYLDENVMNAVAATIPDRVAYCRSKDLAKLLWSFGALNYQPPNADQFYATLTSQIRNKLGEFEKFPEHFLTCLLGLVFAKYYPLDLIEFALSEKFVKLATKESLFELKKDLFTLDGSVEIECPEYTGNHLSMELRQEVTEMLQSFSRQDICIKPEVLEAATLIESMLGGPQYVKNHMILPHTRSNDLEVHLDVGEKPIPINVDTVGSPSVSSELKPMGIQITEDLLDQLLDSNRKTVLHKDVEKPKLETGQRRVASSVPKDYTKLLNPDFSSGVPITDNLISMLAMSRALPEKPLCKPKARADAFKLAIQVSNRNHYCYASRHLLGLHNLKRRQLQKLGYVVVELPYWEWFPLLKRTRSEKLAYLHQKIFSSVDYLRG, from the coding sequence ATGGCCACTGTGATATGCCGAAGATTGCGAGGAGGGGTGTACCGAACCAGCACATTTTCAGCTGCGGTCAAGCTGGCGCACAAGAAGCTCCCCAATGATCACGGAAACGCTTACACTTTGCACATCTTGGAGAATGAACACGTTGAACCCGACAGAAATGGTTTAAACCCAACTCTGTACAACCCAGGGGCTTATGCAGGGCTCAAAAAATATAACCGCAGTGCGACAGAGAGCTATGAGGTTAATACATTGCACAGTGACTACACTAGGAGTAATGCCAAGCAGATTCAAAATACGTACAGTATTATGTCTTCCCGAAGCTTATCTAgtgcaaaaaataatatattagacTTTGCATTTAGCAGCCCAGTTACCTCACAGGCTCGACTGCCAGATAATACAAAGCCACAGTTGAAAAATGAGGCTGAGCCTAAGCTTGATGGCTATGAGGCTGAAATCTATAGCACCAAGGAAGATCCAAGAAGGTTTCAGCAGGACAGGGACAGGCCGGAGTACAAATCCCTGTGCTACAGCAACTCCACCCAAAATGTATGCACATCTGTAGAGGAAGGGCAGCACCTTCTGAAACAAGTTACCTTTCTGAAGAGCAGTCTGACTCCCGGAGTCATCGCTGACTATTTTGATAAGCTCGGCCATTTACCTGACGATCAAATGGAATCCGTACGGGCAGATACTAAGTTTGCCATGCTCTGCCGCTACAGCATTGAAAACCTCCAGCAGTACAGTCACGCAGAGCTGATCGGTATTCTGAAGGCATTTGTACGTCTCGAGATTCCCGCGACCCACTCCATGTTCAGTGTCTACGAGGTGGAGTTCTGTCGTAGGGTTTGGAACATGAGCACAAACGACTTGCTGTTAGTAGCAGATATGTGGAGGTACTTGGGTCGTAGCGTACCTCGTTATTTAGAGATCCTATACAGTTATATGGAACTGCGTTGGAAGGATCTTAATTTGCCCCAGCTGATTCAGTTGATCTATATCATTGGGGAAGGGAGGAAGGCACCTCGGGAGCTGATGCAGAAACTTGAATCGATGGTGCTGAGACACCTAGATTCGCTCAACCTGGAAGAAATCGGTGCTGTTTGCTTAGGCTTCTTTAAGTCTCATAATGGATTGTCCGAGCATCTCATGAGAAAAATCGGGGACAAAGTTTCTGACGGAATGGACGACATTAGCAATTATGCTTTAGTTAATGTGCTTAAAATGTTCCGCTTCACCCACGTAGATCATTTAGTCTTCCTGAAACGACTGGGACAGATTGCACCGGGCAGAATCCCCAGTATGGGTTCCCAAGGGATCATGCACATTGCTCTGTCTTGCGCTGCCTTGCATTATCTAGATGAAAATGTCATGAATGCCGTAGCGGCCACAATTCCAGACAGGGTTGCTTACTGCAGAAGCAAAGACCTTGCCAAGCTTTTATGGTCCTTCGGTGCTTTAAATTACCAGCCTCCGAATGCCGATCAGTTTTATGCCACCCTCACTTCTCAGATTCGGAACAAACTGGGGGAGTTTGAGAAGTTTCCCGAACATTTCCTCACCTGTTTGTTGGGACTGGTATTCGCTAAATACTATCCGTTGGATCTGATCGAGTTTGCCTTAAGCGAGAAGTTTGTTAAATTAGCTACCAAGGAAAGCTTGTTTGAGCTTAAAAAGGATCTTTTCACTTTAGACGGAAGCGTGGAAATCGAATGTCCCGAGTACACGGGTAATCACCTATCGATGGAGCTTCGACAAGAGGTGACAGAAATGCTCCAGAGTTTCTCAAGGCAGGATATTTGCATCAAACCTGAGGTTCTTGAAGCTGCTACCCTAATAGAATCCATGTTGGGGGGACCACAGTACGtgaaaaatcacatgattttgcCTCACACTAGATCAAATGACTTGGAGGTCCATTTGGACGTCGGCGAGAAGCCCATTCCTATAAATGTGGACACGGTGGGATCTCCTTCTGTTAGCTCTGAACTGAAACCTATGGGCATCCAAATAACGGAGGACCTTCTGGATCAACTGTTGGACAGCAATCGGAAAACTGTTCTGCACAAAGATGTAGAAAAGCCAAAGCTTGAGACTGGCCAACGCAGGGTGGCTTCATCTGTTCCAAAGGATTACACAAAACTACTCAATCCTGATTTCTCCAGTGGTGTCCCCATTACCGACAACCTAATATCTATGCTGGCAATGTCAAGGGCTTTACCTGAAAAACCTTTGTGCAAACCGAAAGCACGTGCAGACGCTTTCAAGCTGGCTATCCAAGTATCCAACCGGAATCACTACTGCTATGCCTCTAGGCATCTCCTGGGACTCCATAACTTGAAGAGAAGGCAGCTCCAAAAGTTGGGATATGTAGTGGTGGAGCTTCCATACTGGGAATGGTTTCCTCTGCTGAAACGTACACGTTCCGAGAAACTCGCTTACTTGCACCAAAAGATATTTAGCTCCGTGGACTACCTCCGGGGGTAA
- the ubox5 gene encoding RING finger protein 37 (The RefSeq protein has 2 substitutions compared to this genomic sequence) has product MVINLCLPQFHPRVACNKISADGYEVENLISDDLSKRNRGFRCEYFIRPPVHVTITFPCSTEICRINIDTSHGGQHHFSGIDLYTSSSSTKSSWSAHDPNQAGLVVPDKELFTLVGKVLLKNQSKVTFNNRAFKPRHPFHQFDHVMSYHGSSCQELWNKGPSSLAGVTSLKICITHIAGGAPCCIKRVEVWGHPAKTCPKEIVESLYQIACLSLPHDSAQQQQQPSLPMDSSHMLSSTLENIQRSPSELATILHNVPEEFLDPITLDIMTFPMLLPSGKVIDQSTLDKCNQSEATWGRLPSDPFTGVPFNQHSQAVPHPSLKVRIDYFLLQHRMPGSNILGRTQIGPFVTPSAVALSSMKRKVEWMEDSDNDGDNVDTYFSAVSGFNSSASDFSAKKLKTENDCSQSNMDCSTSNSDAASHEQRLTQSLDYALTTTLGSMPSYTARFVKGHQLGASGESGGGTSAWSTIPEFNRCAEGQGCSSCGRIFSAYCKTEPVYQLSCGHLMCRPCLAEKQKSLSILCNNCNRSVATRDVQRVHL; this is encoded by the exons ATGGTTATAAACCTTTGTCTTCCTCAGTTTCACCCTAGAGTAGCGTGTAATAAG ATTAGCGCAGATGGCTACGAAGTGGAAAACCTCATCTCGGATGATCTCAGTAAAAGGAATCGTGGCTTTCGCTGTGAATATTTTATTAGGCCCCCTGTGCATGTCACCATCACGTTTCCCTGTAGCACTGAGATATGTAGGATTAATATAGATACTTCTcatggggggcagcatcacttcTCTGGGATAGACCTCTATACCTCTTCCTCGTCCACCAAATCCTCTTGGAACGCTCATGATCCAAACCAAGCTGGCCTAGTGGGACCTGACAAAGAGCTTTTTACTTTGGTGGGCAAAGTCTTGCTCAAAAATCAAAGCAAAGTGACATTTAACAACAGGGCCTTCAAGCCGCGACACCCATTTCACCAGTTTGATCATGTGATGTCTTACCACGGTTCATCCTGCCAGGAGCTATGGAATAAAGGCCCCTCCAGTCTTGCCGGTGTTACCAGTCTTAAGATTTGTATAACTCATATTGCCGGTGGGGCACCATGCTGCATTAAGAGGGTGGAGGTTTGGGGTCATCCAGCAAAGACTTGTCCTAAGGAAATTGTGGAAAGCCTGTACCAAATCGCTTGCCTGAGTCTCCCTCACGATTCAgcacaacagcagcagcagccgtCGTTGCCAATGGATAGTAGCCACATGTTGTCTAGCACTTTAGAGAACATACAGCGCAGCCCAAGCGAACTTGCCACCATTCTCCATAATGTTCCTGAGGAGTTTCTGGATCCCATTACACTTGACATTATGACTTTCCCAATGCTTCTTCCATCCGGCAAAGTAATTGACCAAAGCACATTAGATAAATGTAACCAAAGCGAAGCAACATGGGGCCGACTGCCCAGTGACCCGTTTACTGGTGTCCCCTTCAACCAACACTCTCAAGCCGTCCCCCACCCATCTCTTAAAGTAAGGATAGACTATTTCCTCTTACAGCACAGAATGCCTGGCTCCAATATACTGGGCAGGACTCAGATTGGACCCTTTGTGACTCCATCTGCTGTAGCGTTGTCTTCCATGAAAAGGAAAGTAGAATGGATGGAGGACAGTGACAACGACGGCGACAACGTCGACACCTATTTTTCCGCTGTAAGTGGTTTCAACAGTTCTGCCTCAGACTTCAGTGCCAAGAAGTTGAAAACGGAAAACGATTGCAGTCAGTCAAACATGGATTGTTCCACCAGTAACTCAG ATGCAGCATCCCATGAGCAAAGGCTGACCCAAAGCCTGGACTACGCACTCACTACTACACTTGGATCCATGCCCTCGTACACTGCAAGGTTTGTGAAAGGCCACCAACTGGGAGCTTCAGGGGAGAGCGGTGGAGGAACCTCGGCCTGGAGCACCATACCCG AGTTTAATCGATGTGCCGAGGGTCAAGGTTGCTCTTCTTGTGGGAGGATATTTTCCGCTTACTGCAAGACAGAGCCCGTGTATCAGCTTTCATGTGGGCACCTCATGTGCCGGCCTTGCTTAGCGGAGAAACAAAAGTCCCTGTCCATTCTGTGCAACAATTGCAACAGGTCGGTGGCCACGCGAGATGTTCAGAGAGTCCACCTTTGA